The genomic DNA CCCCGTTATCGCGTGCGGCCCTACCGTCGGTTCGAGCAGCGACAACGTCCGCTGCTGCGCGTCGAGGCCGACGCGGATGCCGACCGGCATCGGCAGGTTCGGGCCGGAATGCCCGAACTCGACGTTGCCCAGGACCGGGATGTCACGGTCGCCGAGGACGTCGAGGACGATCTCGCGCAGGGACGGGGACGCGCCGGGCTCGAGTCCGCCGATCTCGCGCGGCACGCCCACGACCATGCCGGAGATCCGGTCGAGGATGCCGCAGTGTCGCATCACCTGCAGATAGCTCCACACGTACGAGGCCAGGCCGCCCATCTCCTCCCAGAACAGCACGGCACCGTCGAACCGGTCGAGCGGCAGCGCGAAGGGCGTCGCCTGCGCCAGCACGATGCGGTTGATCACCCCGCCGATCAGCCGCCCTTCGACGCGACCTGGACGCCAGCACTCCCACGACGGGCTCGCCGGCAGCGCCCCGATCGCCTCGGTGCCGGTCAGCAGCCTGCAGTAGAGCTGCTCGAGTTCCGCCTGGCGCGCCACGGGCGCGGACGGCCACTGCCCGCCGAAGCCGGGGACGGCCATGTCGGCGTGGAACCCGACCAGGCCCGTGCGCCCATGGAGCACCAGGTGCAGCAGCGAGATGTCGCTGTAGCCGAGGATCGGCTTGGGGTCGGCCCTGATCGCGTCGACGTCAATCAGGTCGAGGTAGCCGAGCGCCGTCTGGCCGCCGTCACTCGCGACGATCGCGCGCACCTCGGGATCACGCAGAAGACCGTTGAGCTCCCCGGCGATCTCCGCCGGCGTGGCCGCGCTCCACCAATGGCGCCGTCCTGCTTCGAGGAGCGGAGCCCGCCGCACGCGGAAACCCATCCGCTCGAACACCTCCACCGTCCGCTGGACGTTGGGCTCGTAGGCGGCCGGCAGCGGGCCGGACAGCGCGGCGATGACCACGAGATCTCCGGGCCTCAGGGCACGCGGTCGAAGCAGTTGAGGCAGTGCAGAACCAGTCATGGCGTCAGTGTCGCCGGTGCCATTGGCAGGGTCACGCGACTTTCGCCGGTCGTCCGCCCCAGCGCAGGCCCTTCTCGCTGCGGATGCGGGCGCGTTCCCGGCGCTGGGCTGCCAGGACGTCGGGATGGCGGGCGTTGACGTTGCGCCAGCGCAGGTAGCGGTGCAGTTCGCGGGTCTGGACCGTGTGGTTCGGGTGGTTGGAGTTGGCGAGGGTGAACTGCCGCAGCGGCCCGAAATGCGCCTCGATCGGATTGGCCCAGGAGGCGTTGGTCGGAGTGAAGCACAACTCGACCTTGTTCTTCCGCGCCCACTGGCGGATCTTGGCGCCCTTGTGGGCGGAGAGGTTGTCCATGATCACGTAGATCGGGGCGCCGTCGGGGCGGGCGGCACGGATCGACTTGAGCGCGGCCAGGCTGTTGGCGGCGCCCTTGCGGCGGCGGTTGGCGCCCCAGAGGGTGTCGTCGCCGATGGAGTAGCAGCCGTGGAAGTAGGTCACGCCGTGGGTGCGGTGGTAGGTCGCCGGGACCCGGTCAGGCCGGCCCTGCTCGGCCCAGCAGGATCCGCCGGTCGGGCGTATGCCGAGCGGCCCGAACTCGTCGAACGCGACAACGCGGTCAGGGAAGCGATCCAGGACGTGCTCGATCCGGTCCAGCTTGGCATCGCGGTCGGGGTCGGTGGACTCCTTCCAGGTCTTGGTCCGCTGGAAGGTGACGCCGCGTCGGGCAAGCAGGCAGCGCAGGGCCTCGCGGCCGATGCGGATCACCCGGCCGTGCACCCTGCGGAGGTAGGCGGCGAGCTTGCGGATGGACCAGCGGGTGAAGGGCTGCCCGAGCTTGGTCGGGCGGGTGGTGGCCGTCTGGACGACGAAGTCCTCGTCGTCAGGACTGAGTAGGCGGGGACGGCCTCCCGCCCACCGAGGGTCCAGAGCGGCCAGGCCGATCTCGTTGAACCGGTGGATGACATCGCGCACCGTGCCCTCATCGGCCTGGACCAACTGGGCGATCACCGGGACCCGGTTTCCACCGGCCGAGGCCAGCAGCATCATCGCCCGCCGGTAGCGGACGGTGTTCGTACTGCCCCGCCGCACGATCCGCTGTAACTGCTGGCCCTCCTGGTCCGTGAGCCTACGGACCCTGACCGGCTCTGCCATCGCACCCATCCGAGCTGCACGCCTCAGGACATCCAACCGGCCAAGGGCCCGCCAGCGCCAACCCGGTGGACCTATGCGGTCAGAGCACTAGGCGGCGATCAGCGCTCCAGCAGCATCCGCTGCAACTCCCTGGCCGCCCGCGGCGGAGCCACATCGCTGCGGTGCGCGAGCGCGATCGTCCGATGCAGCCCGGGCCGCGCCAGCGGGGTCACCCGCAGCCCCCGCCCGGACTTCGTCGCCACCATGCGCGGTACGACGG from Streptomyces sp. NBC_01478 includes the following:
- a CDS encoding S66 peptidase family protein; amino-acid sequence: MTGSALPQLLRPRALRPGDLVVIAALSGPLPAAYEPNVQRTVEVFERMGFRVRRAPLLEAGRRHWWSAATPAEIAGELNGLLRDPEVRAIVASDGGQTALGYLDLIDVDAIRADPKPILGYSDISLLHLVLHGRTGLVGFHADMAVPGFGGQWPSAPVARQAELEQLYCRLLTGTEAIGALPASPSWECWRPGRVEGRLIGGVINRIVLAQATPFALPLDRFDGAVLFWEEMGGLASYVWSYLQVMRHCGILDRISGMVVGVPREIGGLEPGASPSLREIVLDVLGDRDIPVLGNVEFGHSGPNLPMPVGIRVGLDAQQRTLSLLEPTVGPHAITGPVS
- a CDS encoding IS630 family transposase → MAEPVRVRRLTDQEGQQLQRIVRRGSTNTVRYRRAMMLLASAGGNRVPVIAQLVQADEGTVRDVIHRFNEIGLAALDPRWAGGRPRLLSPDDEDFVVQTATTRPTKLGQPFTRWSIRKLAAYLRRVHGRVIRIGREALRCLLARRGVTFQRTKTWKESTDPDRDAKLDRIEHVLDRFPDRVVAFDEFGPLGIRPTGGSCWAEQGRPDRVPATYHRTHGVTYFHGCYSIGDDTLWGANRRRKGAANSLAALKSIRAARPDGAPIYVIMDNLSAHKGAKIRQWARKNKVELCFTPTNASWANPIEAHFGPLRQFTLANSNHPNHTVQTRELHRYLRWRNVNARHPDVLAAQRRERARIRSEKGLRWGGRPAKVA